The nucleotide sequence TAAGCAAAACCCGGTCTATGCCCTGGAGACCTTGCAAGCCGCGATCGCAGCAGGAGCCGAATGGCTGGTCTTTTGCGATACCAATGGCGGTACCCTGCCCCACGAAATCAGCCAGATTGTCGGGGATGTAATGGCTCACTTTAACCTGTCAGGGGAAGAGCAGGCGTTGAAGATGGGGCACGGGGGACCGGGGATCGGGAACAGGAAACAGGGGAATAACCAGTTCCCTACCGCTCGACTTCCGCTCTCCAACTCCCGCTTTCCGATCCCCCAATTCGGCATCCACACTCACAACGACGCTGACACAGCGGTTGCCAATGCCCTGGCAGCCGTCATGCAAGGGGTGAGCATGGTTCAGGGCACCATCAACGGCTATGGGGAACGGTGTGGAAACGCGAATCTATGCTCCCTGATCCCTAACTTGCAAGCAAAGTTGGGGTTTGCCTGCATCAGCGATGAGCAACTGGCAACCCTGACCGAAACCAGCCGGTTTGTCAGCGAAGTGGTCAACCTGGCTCCCGATGACCATGCCCCGTTTGTGGGGATGTCTGCTTTTGCCCATAAGGGAGGCATCCACGTCAGTGCCGTTGAACGAAATCCGCTGACCTACGAGCACCTTCGTCCAGAACAGGTTGGCAATCGCCGCCGGATCGTGATTTCAGACCAATCTGGCTTGAGTAACATCCTGGCAAAAGCCCGCACCTTTGGCATTGAACTGGATAGACAGGATCCCACCTGTCGTCAAATTTTGCAGCGGCTTAAAAGCCTGGAAAGTGAAGGATATCAGTTTGAGGCAGCGGAAGCCAGCTTTGAGTTACTGATGCGGGAGGCATTGGGGCAGCGGCAGTCCCCGTTTGAAATCAAAGGTTTCCAGGTTCACTACGATATGGTGCCTGGAAAGGATGCAAACCAGGCGACTTCCCTGGCAACGGTCAAAGTCGCTGTTGATGGCAGAGATATTCTGGAAGCGGCGGAGGGAAACGGTCCAGTTTCAGCTCTGGATGCCGCATTGCGTAAGGCATTAATTAATTTTTATCCAGAAATTGAAACCTTTTACCTGACCGATTACAAAGTCCGAATTCTGGATGGAAAAGCTGGAACCTCTGCCAAAACCCGTGTCCTGGTAGAATCGAGCAACGGTCATCAACGCTGGACTACCGTAGGAGTTTCCGGCAACATTCTGGAAGCTTCTTACCTGGCAGTTGTGGAAGGGCTGGAATATGGCTTATTCCTGCATAATCCAACCAAGCCTCCCCTTTTCTGCCTTCTGACCCCACCGCCTCACTCAGGATGATGGATTTATAACCTGGTAATTCGATAGTCCCGTCGGGGGATTCTCTGGGGCCTGCGCCCCTACCCACCCCTCACTTCACCCTGAGGGAACGCCAACGGCAAACACTCCACCCCTCATCTTTCACCCCCTCACCCCGCTCCGCCTCCCCCATGTCCCGCTCCACTGCCCTGCGCTATTACATTGCGGCCCGTCTGCTTCTGGCTCCCCTGATGCTGTGGGTCATCACAACGGTTGTGTTTCTGTTGCTGCGGGCAACGCCAGGAGATCCGGTGGATGCGTTGCTGGGTCCGCGGGCACCCCAGACAGCTAAAGACGAAATTCGGCAACAGTTGGGGTTGGGCAAGCCTCTGTGGGAACAGTATGTCGATTACATGGAGTCACTGTTGCGTCTGGATCTGGGCAAATCCCTGATCAGTCAGGGGCAGTCTGTATGGCAGATTATCCAGGATTTTTTCCCGGCAACAGCGGAACTGGCACTTTTCAGCATGGCGATCGCCCTTGTGGTGGGAATTTCAGTTGGTATCCTGTCTGCTTCCAGACCTGATACCTGGATGGATGCAGGCGGCAGGTTGTTTGGCATTCTCACGTACTCAGTCCCCCTGTTCTGGTTTGGGATGCTGTTACAGCTAATCTTTTCGGTTCAATTGGGCTGGTTTCCCTTGGGGACGCGCTTCCCAATCACCCTGCCAGCCCCCGACGGTCCGACTGGACTTTACACGGTAGATAGTTTGCTGCGCGGCAACTTGAATCAGTTTTTCATCGCCCTGTACTACCTGGCATTACCCTGCCTCAGTCTGGGAGTTTTGATCAGCGGTATTTTTGAACGGATTGTGCGGATCAATTTGAAACAGACGCTCCAGTCAGATTATGTGGAAGCTGCCAGAGCCAGGGGAATTCCCGAATCCAAGATTCTGATCAACCACGGGCTGCGCAATGCCCTGATTCCGGTGGTCACCATTCTGGGGTTGACCTTTGCGGCATTGCTGGGCGGGGCAATTTTGACGGAAGTGACGTTTTCCTGGCCCGGACTGGCAAACCGACTTTATCGGGCGATCGCCCAGCGTGATTACCCCACGGTGCAGGGAATTGTCGTCTTCTTTGCAGCGATTGTTGCGGTTGCCAGTATTGCGATCGATATTCTCAATGCCTACATTGACCCCCGAATTCGCTATTAGGATAGCCAGCAACCCGATGTGTCATATAGTGTTAGCCATCCAGGTCAGAACAAATTAGAACCCTCAATCCCGGATCCCGTTATCCTTCCTTCCCTGTCTCCTACTATAAAACCTGAAGGAGCAATAAAATTCCGGGTAACTACTGTTTAACCGCCTGTGAGGAGGGGCATGAATTACTGGTTGATGAAGTCTGAACCCAGTGTTTACAGCATTGAGGATTTACAGCGCGATCGCACCACCATCTGGGATGGGGTTCGTAATTACCAGGCGCGAAATTTTTTGCGATCGATGCAGGTCGGCGATCTGGCGTTTTTCTACCATTCCAATGCAGAACCACCGGGCATTGTTGGGTTGATGAAAGTTTCCCAACCCAATATCATAGACCCGACTCAATTTGACCCTAAAAGTAAGTACTACGACGCCAAATCCCCAAAGGACAATCCCCGCTGGCAGACGGTGGAAGTGGAATTTGTCGAAGCATTTCCCAGAATCATTTCCCTAGCCAACCTGCGCCAGCACTTTAGCCCAGAGGAATTAACCGTAGTCAAGCAGGGAAATCGCCTGTCTGTCATGCCAGTTACAGACGTTGTGGCCAAGAAGATTCTGAAAATGGCGAATTCAACCTGAAAAGGAACCCTGGTATGGACTCCACCACCACACATAATCAAACTATTCCGACCTCCCCGGTCTCAACGGGTCATCTGCCACCATTCGCGATCGCTGTAGTTTCCGATCCAGGGTAGGATGGGGCAACCACTGTTCAGTCCATCCCTTTGCTATGAGCAATCATGAGCCGTTAACAGGAGTTCGCCTTGAAACCGATAGTCTGGGAGCGGTAGAAGTTCCCGCTGATCGCCTGTGGGGGGCACAAACCCAGCGATCGCAACAGAACTTTGCGATTGGAGTAGAGCGGTTTGGCTGGGGGCGTCCGGTAATTCGGGCGCTGGGAATTTTGAAAAAGTGCGCGGCGATCGCCAATGGTGAACTCGGTCAACTGTCCCCTGAAATTGTCAACCTGATTGTGCAGGCAGCGGATGAAGTCATTGCAGGGCAATGGGACAGGGAGTTTCCTCTGGTGGTGTTTCAAACGGGATCGGGAACCCAGACAAACATGAATGTGAATGAGGTGATCTCCAATCGGGCCATCCAACTGGCAGGCGGTATTGTTGGCTCCAAGCAACCGATTCATCCCAACGATCATGTCAACCGTAGCCAATCTTCAAATGATACATTTCCCACCGTCATGCACATTGCAACGGTTGAACAATTGGAGAATATATTGATTCCAGTTGTCACTGATTTACGCAACGTTCTGGAAGCAAAATCACAAGCCTATTCTGATGTGGTTATGATTGGTAGGACCCATCTCCAGGATGCCACTCCCTTAACCCTGGGACAGGTAATTTCGGGTTGGGTAGCCCAGCTTGATCAGGGAATTGCCATCATTCGGAGTACATTACCGGGAGTGTATGAGCTGGCGATCGGCGGAACTGCTGTTGGTACAGGTTTGAATGCCCATCCTCAATTTGGTGAACTCACCGCTCAAAAAATTGCCGAGGAAACTGGCAAACCCTTCATCTCTGCTCCCAACAAATTCGCTGCCCTCTCTGCTCACGAGGCAATGGTCAACGTCAGTGCTTCCCTCCGCACACTGGCTGGGGCATTAATGAAAATTGCGAACGATGTCCGCTGGTATGCCTGCGGTCCGCGAGCTGGAATTGGTGAAATCAAAATTCCTGAAAATGAGCCGGGTTCCTCCATCATGCCGGGAAAGATCAACCCGACCCAGAGTGAAGCCCTCACAATGGTTGCTGTTCAGGTATTTGGTAATGACGCAGCAGTAGCATTTGCCGGTTCTCAGGGGAACTTTCAACTCAATGTTTTCAAGCCTGTGATGCTGCACAATGTTCTGGAATCCATCACCCTGCTTGCCGATGCCTGCCAATCTTTTAATGACCACTGTGCTAAAGGTATTGAACCAAATAAAAAGCGGATTCAACAAAACCTGAACAACTCGCTGATGCTGGTCACTGCACTCAACCCCCACATTGGCTACGAAAAGGCTGCCAAAATTTCCCTGCTTGCTTACCACGAAGATATCAGCCTGCGGGAAGCCGCCCTCAAGCTGGGCTATGTTACCCCCGAACAATTCGATACCTGGGTGAAACCAGAGGACATGATTCATCCTTGAGGAATGGGAATTTTTTTTAAGTAGGGGATGGGGCGTTGCTGAAAAGCGGGATGAATTGCGATACTCTGCCTCCAGTGCATCTGGAAGGCGATTCTGCCTTGAACAAGAAGCTGTTAGTTGTTATACGGAAGGCGATGGGTTCTCTGTGCTTGAGGTTTATTCATCTGATTGGGGAACCCAGGGGGCGATCGCGGATGCATCCAGACCCGTGACCCGCACAACCTGTTCTACGTCCATTCCTGCCAATAATAAGTTGCGTGCAGTTTGAAGTAACTGTTCTTCTGCTCTGTCGGCTCGCTGGCGTTCCTGTTCTGCTCGCTGGCGTTCCTGTTCTTCAGGGGTGGGGAGTAACTCTCCTGTTGGGGTTGCCCAGCGTAGCCAGGTGGCCTCAATTCCTTTGTAATTTCCCTGCCAGCGCTGCAAAGCTAACCCTAAGGATTCACTCAGTAGTTGATTGCGTTCATTGGGCAGGAGAGGCTGGTAAACCCGCTGTTGAATCGAAAACCCTGCCCAATCTTCTGGGTTGAAGGGGTCATACCAGAAATACTCTGGTACGCGCATCTGGTTTTGATAGATCAACTTTTTTTCGGTCTTGTCAACCGTAGCCGTACTTTCGGAGAGCAATTCAATTACAACATCGGGAGCTTTGCCTTCTTCCCAAACTACCCAACTTTTGCGTTCCCCCTTGGGTACGCCTAATACGACGAAGAAATCGGGACCTTTGAAGTCCTGGTTCCGAATCTGCGCCAGACTATAGTAGACAAACATATTGCCACCAACAAACCCATCCTCTCGCTCTGACAACCAGGGAATTAAGCCATCAATCAGCAAGTCCATCTGAGCCTTGTGCCGTGCTGTTTCCATAGGCACCCCATCATCACAGGGAAGTTCTGCCTGCGTCGGTGGGAGTGTCGTTAAGGTGGGAGGTAAGGTGGTTTCTGACATGACGATTCATCCATTAGGATTACCCACAGAGGCTATTCCTATCCTACTGGAAGGTTCCATGACACTGGACGGTATCGGCTGTAATGACAGATCACCAGTCTAGGGTGACAAAGCGATCGCCTGCTTCAATCAAGGCACTGCGAATTCCAGGTTCAGACATGGAGTGTCCAGCATCAGGGACTACAATCCATTCGGCTTCGGGCCATGCCTGGTGCAGTTCCCAGGCGGTAATCATAGGGCAAACCACGTCATAGCGTCCCTGCACAATCACAGCAGGCAGATGGCGAATGCGATCGACCTGCTTCAGTAACTGGTCTTCTGATTGCAGAAATCCTCCGTTGACGAAGTAGTGGCACTCGATCCGGGCAAAGGCATCGGCAAACTGATCGGTGCCAAACCGGGCAATTAAACCGGGGTCTTGCAGGAGTCTGCTGGTGCTGCCTTCCCACACAGACCAGGCGCGGGCAGCTTCTAACCGGGTTGGCTGATCGGGACTGGTTAAGCGTTTGTAGTAAGCCGTTAAGAGATCATGCCGTTCTTCCGGGGGAATCGGCTTGAGGTACTCTTCCCAGGCATCGGGAAAGATATAGCTGGCACCTTCCTGGTAGAACCAGCGCAGTTCTTTGCGGCGCAACATAAAAATTCCCCGCAAAATCAGCCCCAAACAGCGATCGGGGTGGGTCTGGCTATAGCCAAGGGACAGTGTGCTGCCCCAGCTACCGCCAAACACCACCCATTGATCGATGCCGAGGTGCGATCGCAACCGCTCAATATCTGCCACCAGATCCCAGGTTGTATTTTCTCGTAGCTCTGCATAGGGCTTGCTTTTTCCACAACCCCGCTGGTCAAACAGAACAATCCGCCACCTAGCTGGATCAAAGTACTGACGATAGAAAGGCGGGCTACCCCCACCTGGACCTCCATGCAGAACCACCACTGGCTTGCCCACTGGATTACCTGATACCTCAAAGTAAATTTGGTGCAGCTCCGAAACCTGAAGCATACCAGTCTGATAGGGTTCAATCGGTGGATAAAGCTCTCTCATCTTGGCGGGCAACCCTTATTCCTTATATATCGATGAAAACAGAAACCCTGTTGGCCCTATGCTACGCCCACCAGAACGCCGGTACAGAAATCAGATTTCTTATACCGGATACCCAGGTTTCGTTGAGTTTCTCACCAGAAATCGGATTTCTTGAAATTCTGAACCGATACTCTCGTGAGTGATCAACCTTAATTTTGGGCTTCTGGATTGAATGAAATGGATTGAATGAAATTGCCTATTTTGTGAATTGAAACCTCATAAGAATAAGTCCTGACAGACTACTGACGCGAAGTATCACAATCCTCGGATCCCCGGTGTCTGGGGAGGTTGGCCAGTCAATTCGATTGAAGTCTACGAGACAGCGGGGATCTTGGCTTCCAGGTTGCATATGGCGTTAGCAGCCTGTAAAAATTTCCTTAGTAGCCTTCCTCTTCGTACTCAGGGGCTTTCTGCTTCTCAGGGATATTGACCCGAGGCGGCTGGTAAGCCTTTTGCTCCTGATCCGCCCAGGCATCTTCGTAATCTTCTTCGTACTGGTCTTCAGGATAGGGCTGGGGTTCTACATAGCGATCGTATTTTTCTTCGTACTGACTGGTTTCGCTGGCTTCACTCCAGTTCTCTTCCTCGTCCTGATAGTAAAGAGGTTCTGCTCGACGCTGCTGAAGCTGGCGAGGTTCTGGCTCACCCCAGTTATCATCATCCCAGGTCTGTTGAACCGGCTCCCTGGTCTTGACAGGGGTGGCAATGGGTTGACGCACTCCACTTGGAAGCTGATTGTCAGGGCGAACAGTTGCCACATACCCTTCATCAAATTCATCCCGCTCCCAGGGTGCCCGACCAATGCCCAGGCGCTCCATCACCCCTACGGATAGCTGAATCAACCGTTCTTCTGCGCCTTCAAACACAATCAGGCGATCAGGTCCGCTACTGACAATTTCTTCGATGGGAAGTTCATAGGTGCTGACGACCTGATCGGGAATCAGGGGCAGACCCAGAGAGGCAATGATCAAGGACGTCAATCTACCATTATCGACATCAAACTTGTAGCCTCGAACCTTGCCCAGTAACTCCCCGGTTTCGGTAATCACCTCGCACCCAATCAGGCTGGTATAGGATTCGACATCAATGTCTTCGATTACATTCTCGTCATCAACCAGAATAACGTCTCCAATCTGGCGGATGCTGCTTAACAGCATGGGTTGAGGTGTGCCGTAGAGGAGGTTTGGACGCAAACTAAGCGCCACAACTTCTCGCTGGTCAATATCGACCCACAGTTGACTAACGACCCCCAACTTTTTACCCGTGTCACGGGTGACGACGAGGGTGCCAAGGAGGTCAGAGCGTTGGCGGATTTCTTCAGATGCCATTTTTTTTATTGCCGAATCCTGATTCGCGAATCCTAACTCAATATCAAATCACATAGAGGCACTTTGGGGCAGCAAGTCAATCCCCAGGACTTGAGTATAAGCCCCTCGCGCTTGAGTAACCCCAATTGTGCGCTGGGCAGATTCAATCATGGGACGCCGGAGGCTAACGACAATAAATTGCGCTTGCTGCGCCTGCTGTTTGATCATTCTAGCTAATCGTTCCACATTTGCCCCATCCAGGAACATATCGACCTCGTCGAAAGCATAGAAGGGCGATGGACGATAGCGCTGGAGGGCAAAGATGAAACTGAGGGCTGTCAGGGATTTTTCGCCTCCAGACATGGAAGCAAGACGTTGAACAGGTTTGCCTTTGGGGTGTGCCACCAGATTAAGACCGCCATTAAATGGGTCCTGAGCATCTTCCAATTGCAGGTGACCGTCGCCTTCAGACAGGGTAGCGAAAATTGCCTGAAAGTTAAGGTTGACCGCGTCAAAAGCTTCCTTAAAAGCTCGCTGGCGCAGGGTAGTGAAGTTTTCAATCCGGAGTAAGAGTTCGGTGCGCTCCTCTTCCAGGGTTTTGAGTTTGTCTGTCAGTTCTTCCAGGCGCTTTTGAGTGCGATCGTATTCTTCCAGGGCCAGCATGTTGACAGGTTCCATTGACTGGATCCGCTTCTGGAGAGAACGCAGTTCATGCTGCAAGGAGGCAAGATCCCGGCTTTCTATATCGGGGGGAAGCTCTGGTAGGGGATCGGGAAGTTCCTGCCGTTCTGCTTCCAGTTGTGCCTGCAAGGCTGCCAGTTCTTCCCGACAGGTCTGCTGGGTTTCCTGAAGTTTTTGCTGCTCCCAGGTCAGTTGTTGCTGGCGTGTGTGGCGTTCTCGCAACTGGCGATCGCAGCGATCGCGTGCCTGTTTCTCTGCCCCCAACTGGCATTCCAGTTCTGCCAGGGCAGTCCGGGTTGCTTCCATCTGCCTCTGAAGATCGGCTTGCTGATCCCGGAGGGCAGACTGCTGGTTGAGGCAGGTTGCTTGCTGAGTACGGAACTCCTGCAAGCGCTCCTGCCCCTGCTGAATTTTCTCCTGAATGCGCTGACGCTGGTTTTCCAGGTCTTGAATCCGCTGTTCGGTCGTTCGGACTGCCAGTTCCTGTTGATTCAGTTCAGATTCCTGGGTTCGCAGGGTTGCCTGAATTTGCTGCCATTCACTGTGGGTCTGGGACTGTTCCATCTCAGCGAGGGTCTGGCGCAGATCCTGGAGCTGGCATTCCTGCTGAGGCAGTTCAGATTCCAATGTTTGCAGGCGATCGCGGGTGCCGGCAAGCTCCTCAGCATTCTGATCTCGCTGGGTTTGCAGTTGAGTCAGGGAGGTTTGGAGTGCCTGTAGCTCTCTCTCCAGTTGAGTTCCTTGCAGTTGGGCTTCCCGGTGCTGCTGTCGAGCTTCGGCCAGTTCCTGGGTGTACTCCTTCACCCGGCTGGTTGCCCGATCAATGCTGTTCTGGCAATGGTCCAGAATGCGGTCAATCTCCTGGAGGCGATCGCGCAGTTGGGCAACCTCTGCCGACTCGGCAGGAGCAACCGTTCCAAAGTGAATGGATTGGCGCGTGCTGCTGCTACCGCCTGTCATCGCACCGCTGGTTTCCAGCAGTTCACCCTCTAACGTGACGATGCGATACTCACCCAGGTGGCGGCGGGCATCCCGCAGCGTTTCAAACACAACCGTTGTGCCAAACACATAGGCAAACACATCCCGGTAGCGCCGGTCAAACTCAACCAGATTGATGGCATAGTCGATGCAGCCGGGGCGCGATCGCAGGCTATCCCCAGAGGGGATGCGGCCAGGCTGGAGCTTGTTGAGCGGCAGAAAGGTGGCTCGTCCAGCTTTGCGTTGCTTTAGCAGTTCAATACCGGCAGCAGCGATCGCGTCATCTTCGACCACGAGATGTCCCAGCCTTGCCCCAGCCGCCGTTTCTAAGGCCAGTTGATAGCGAGGATCTACCTTGCCCAGTTGAGCCACCAGTCCACAGACCCCCGGCAGATCCGATTTCAGGATCATCTGAGCCGCATGGGTTCCCTGAGCTTCCTGGATTGCCTGGGTTTGAGCTTCCAACCGATCTAATCGACGCTGTTTATCCCGTTGTTCATTCAGCAGGCGAGTCTGGGTCTCGTGCTGAATCTGAAGTTCTTGCTCGGCAGCCGCCAGATCCTGTGCCAGGATCTGAACCCGCTGCATGGAGGTGTCCTGCCGGATGACAGTAGTCCTGTGCTGTTCCTGTTTCTCAGCAATTTGTCTCTCCAGGGCTTGCAGGCTCTGCGCCTGCTCCTGGAGCTGACGTTCTAACTGGCGAGTTCGTTCTTGTAGCTGGGCCTGTTCAGCGCGTTGAGGTTCCAGGGTGTGGAGCAGGGCCTCAATCTGATGATGGAGGGCTGCCTGTTCCTGGACGGAGGTTTCAGCACTGGCCGCGATCGCATCAGCCAGTTCTCGCGTTTGCTGCAAGCGGTGCCTTGCCTGGTCACGCTGGTGCTGGAGAGCCACCCTATTTTCTGCTTCCTTTGCCTGTGCTTGGGTCAGAGATTCCAGCACTTGCAGGTGTTCTTGAATTTCCTGCTGAGTTTGGGTCAGACGGGTCGTGACTTCACGGCTGGCAGTCTGTAAATCCTGTTCCTGACGCTGAAGCTGGCGGAGTTCAGCTTCACGGGTTGCCAGGGTGGACTGGAGGGCAAGCTGCTCCTCTTCCCCCAGTGACCGAACGCGGGCATTTAATTGCTCCAGTTCAATCGTTGTCTGATGAATGTCAGCCGCCAGCGTGGCCAGTTGCTCGGTGATCTCGCCCGCTTCGCGATCGCCCGCTTCAATTCGCTGGCGCAGTTTCTCAACCGCAGAGACAGACTGACGATAGCGGATGACAATTTCCCACTGTTCCCTGGCTTGCAGTTCAGACCGGAGTTTCTGGTATTTCTCTGCCTTGATCCGATCCTGGGCGAGGCGATCTCGCTGGTCAATTAACTCCCGTTCAACAATGTGATAGCGATCCTCTCGTTCCTTCACCGCATTCAGCTTGTCCTTTGCCTGGTTAATCTTGCGGTCAAAGGTGGCAACCCCCGCCAGTTCATCAATAATTTCTCGCCGCTCCCGGGAGTTCATCGAAATAATCCGCGTCACGTCGCCTTGCAGCACCACGTTGTAACCTTCCGGGTAAACCCGCAGCCGGTTCAACTCTTCATGAAGCTCGGTCAGCGTACAGGGAATTCCATTGATGTAATAGTTAGAGGTGTAAGTGCCTTGCTGGGTCACCCGCAGCTTACGGGTGACACTCCATTCTTTCAACATCGGCGACTTTCCATTTCCGCCCTCAGAGTATCCATTTTCTGAGTGTCCATTTTCTGAGTTCCCATTCTGGCTGATCGCCTCGTCCGCCACCACGGTGAAAGGGGCTGCATGTTCACCCGGTTGATCGTTCACCTGGCGCTCAATCACATCATCCAGTCGCTCCGGCTCATCTGAAAGGTCAAAGGTGACGGTTACACTGGCTTCCACCGCTGAACGGTTACGACTGATCTGGTTGTGGTTGACCAGGTCTGGTAATCGCTCTGCCCGCATCCCCTTAGAGCCTGCCAGACCCAGGCAGAACAGGAGGGCATCAATCAGGTTAGACTTCCCAGACCCATTCGGACCAGAAACCACTGTAAAGCCTGGCAACAACGGAATCGGTGTTGTGCCGCCAAAGGATTTGAAGTTAGTTAGCTCCAGGCGTTTAATGTACACAGCCTGCCCAGGATATTAAGGGTAGGAAAGGTCAGAGTTCAGTGTAGCTGTTGAATAACAGTTTGAGCAGAAATCTCGCAATTTTCTAATTCATAGCATATTTTAGAACAGACGTTCTAGGTCATTGATTCAGAATTCTAAGACATCGGATTTCTTGTGAGAAATTCAACAAAACTTGAATATCTGGTAGAAGAAATCCGATGTCTGGACTGACGTTCTAGATCTGACTGTTCTAAATCTGACGAAGCTGGCGCTTTGCAACCAGGGGAGTACAGTCAGTTTTTAACTGGCTCTTACACCCCAATAGTCTTATTCTCAGCCCCCAGAAGTTCTGCGATCGCCTGTCGTTCGGCAGGTGCCTGGACAGGGGGAACCTGGCGGGCATCTGTAATCAGCCAGTCCAGAGAGGCTGCCTGGACATCAATCGTGGCACCTGTTTTATCCACACAATAGCGACCGAATACCAGCTTATCGACCAGGCGCACCCCTGGCCCTAGTCGGGAGTATTCAAAAATGACGCTGTTAATCACTTCGGCACCGCTGCATACCCAGCAGTTTGGACCAATCATGGTCGGACCAATGATGGTTGCACCGTCTTCAATATGGGTCATGCCGCCAATATAAACGGGTCCCTGAATCTTGACCTTGTCCCAGTTCACTGCTACGTTCAATCCGGTATAAATTCCAGGAGCAACCTGCTTACCGGGGATCTGGACATTTTTGATTTCCCCAGTCAAGACGCCACGAATGGCCTGCCAGTAGTCAGGCACCTTGCCAATGTCCACCCATTCAAAGTCCATCGCAATCCCGTAAAAGGGCGCACCCACTTCAACCAGTTTTGGGAAAAGCTGGCTGCCGATATCGTACTCAACCCCCGACGGGATAAAGTTGAAAATCTCTGGCTCAAAAATATAAATTCCGGTATTGATGCAGGTGCTTAATGCTTTTTCAACAGAGGGTTTCTCCTGAAAAGCCTGAATTTTACCGTCTTCGTCCGTGACAATGACCCCATAGCTGGACACATCTTCGCGGGGAACCTCTCGCATCACAACAGTGGCGATCGCCCCCTTTTCCCGGTGCCATTTCACTGCCGCCGTCAGGTCCAGGTCAATCAGGGCATCCCCACAGAGGACAATAAATGTGTCATCAAAAAAGGGCGAGAAGTCCTGGATTTTCCGCATCCCACCGGCAGAACCCAATGCTTCCCCAACCAACTCACCATTCTCATTAATTCGCCCTTCAAACGAATAGGCAATTTCCACGCCAAACCGTTGGCCATCCCGAAAGTAACTCTCAATTTCATTCGCCAGGTGGCTGACGTTGACCATCACTTCGGTAAACCCATGCTGTCGCAGTAGTTCAAGCAGAAACTCCATCACTGGCTTTTGCAGGATGGGGATCATGGGTTTGGGAATGGTGTAAGTAATTGGACGCACACGAGTTCCCTTGCCGGCTGCCAGAATCATGGCTTTCATAGACGTATATCTCCCCAACCCTTCACCATTAATAGTTTGTAATTCGTTGTCGTGCCATTAACCATCCAGATGCTAGAAGACTCTCTGAATAAATAAAAGTAAAACTTCAGATTCTTCGTCAATCCCTGCCAGTCCTTAAGACTTTCTTCATAACATTTACATCTAAACATCTATTCAAGTCTATTGGAAACTCCTGGGAC is from Leptothermofonsia sichuanensis E412 and encodes:
- a CDS encoding PRC-barrel domain-containing protein; this translates as MASEEIRQRSDLLGTLVVTRDTGKKLGVVSQLWVDIDQREVVALSLRPNLLYGTPQPMLLSSIRQIGDVILVDDENVIEDIDVESYTSLIGCEVITETGELLGKVRGYKFDVDNGRLTSLIIASLGLPLIPDQVVSTYELPIEEIVSSGPDRLIVFEGAEERLIQLSVGVMERLGIGRAPWERDEFDEGYVATVRPDNQLPSGVRQPIATPVKTREPVQQTWDDDNWGEPEPRQLQQRRAEPLYYQDEEENWSEASETSQYEEKYDRYVEPQPYPEDQYEEDYEDAWADQEQKAYQPPRVNIPEKQKAPEYEEEGY
- the smc gene encoding chromosome segregation protein SMC, with translation MYIKRLELTNFKSFGGTTPIPLLPGFTVVSGPNGSGKSNLIDALLFCLGLAGSKGMRAERLPDLVNHNQISRNRSAVEASVTVTFDLSDEPERLDDVIERQVNDQPGEHAAPFTVVADEAISQNGNSENGHSENGYSEGGNGKSPMLKEWSVTRKLRVTQQGTYTSNYYINGIPCTLTELHEELNRLRVYPEGYNVVLQGDVTRIISMNSRERREIIDELAGVATFDRKINQAKDKLNAVKEREDRYHIVERELIDQRDRLAQDRIKAEKYQKLRSELQAREQWEIVIRYRQSVSAVEKLRQRIEAGDREAGEITEQLATLAADIHQTTIELEQLNARVRSLGEEEQLALQSTLATREAELRQLQRQEQDLQTASREVTTRLTQTQQEIQEHLQVLESLTQAQAKEAENRVALQHQRDQARHRLQQTRELADAIAASAETSVQEQAALHHQIEALLHTLEPQRAEQAQLQERTRQLERQLQEQAQSLQALERQIAEKQEQHRTTVIRQDTSMQRVQILAQDLAAAEQELQIQHETQTRLLNEQRDKQRRLDRLEAQTQAIQEAQGTHAAQMILKSDLPGVCGLVAQLGKVDPRYQLALETAAGARLGHLVVEDDAIAAAGIELLKQRKAGRATFLPLNKLQPGRIPSGDSLRSRPGCIDYAINLVEFDRRYRDVFAYVFGTTVVFETLRDARRHLGEYRIVTLEGELLETSGAMTGGSSSTRQSIHFGTVAPAESAEVAQLRDRLQEIDRILDHCQNSIDRATSRVKEYTQELAEARQQHREAQLQGTQLERELQALQTSLTQLQTQRDQNAEELAGTRDRLQTLESELPQQECQLQDLRQTLAEMEQSQTHSEWQQIQATLRTQESELNQQELAVRTTEQRIQDLENQRQRIQEKIQQGQERLQEFRTQQATCLNQQSALRDQQADLQRQMEATRTALAELECQLGAEKQARDRCDRQLRERHTRQQQLTWEQQKLQETQQTCREELAALQAQLEAERQELPDPLPELPPDIESRDLASLQHELRSLQKRIQSMEPVNMLALEEYDRTQKRLEELTDKLKTLEEERTELLLRIENFTTLRQRAFKEAFDAVNLNFQAIFATLSEGDGHLQLEDAQDPFNGGLNLVAHPKGKPVQRLASMSGGEKSLTALSFIFALQRYRPSPFYAFDEVDMFLDGANVERLARMIKQQAQQAQFIVVSLRRPMIESAQRTIGVTQARGAYTQVLGIDLLPQSASM
- a CDS encoding sugar phosphate nucleotidyltransferase, coding for MKAMILAAGKGTRVRPITYTIPKPMIPILQKPVMEFLLELLRQHGFTEVMVNVSHLANEIESYFRDGQRFGVEIAYSFEGRINENGELVGEALGSAGGMRKIQDFSPFFDDTFIVLCGDALIDLDLTAAVKWHREKGAIATVVMREVPREDVSSYGVIVTDEDGKIQAFQEKPSVEKALSTCINTGIYIFEPEIFNFIPSGVEYDIGSQLFPKLVEVGAPFYGIAMDFEWVDIGKVPDYWQAIRGVLTGEIKNVQIPGKQVAPGIYTGLNVAVNWDKVKIQGPVYIGGMTHIEDGATIIGPTMIGPNCWVCSGAEVINSVIFEYSRLGPGVRLVDKLVFGRYCVDKTGATIDVQAASLDWLITDARQVPPVQAPAERQAIAELLGAENKTIGV